The sequence taagtatgttcgacgtgcaaaagtaAATATTTTATGGTCAAGTCCCAAGTGGACATCcctaccagcccagtactgtggtttagtctaatcaggcgcattatgtatgggtcacttgttttgaaaaatatctctacgcaaaattatgatgattatgtatgtttaagtatgtatgatgcaagtacgtttatgaaaatgtttctGAAATGATGGCACGTTTACGGttacgtacgtatgttcatgTTTTAACTATGTATGGACtaatttaaaatgcatgtggatttattacgtattactcgttattctcagtttatacgtgttgagtctttagactcactagacttgatcgatacatgtgaggacgagtttgaggagacgagaggcggagaccagtgagatGGCTCGAACTAGGCGGAGGACTAACCTGAAGACCGCTTAAGTTTTAAGggtttttatgcatgttgaactcatttactctgattttaacgaattattttgttttttaaacaagtacttgttgtaatatcttttatatttcaaatattgatcaagaaatttatttataagTGTATTTTGAGAGATTGTTATttgttcaagaaaaatttttattttccgtcaattttaagtaatttaaaaacTACAGTACATTACAATTGGTATAAGAGTGGTGTTATTGTAAAGGATTATGGCTACTgtcagttgcgagaagctcatggAGTCtcgcctcaagtctgtaagttttattgttttaaaattcattCATGTAGTAAGAATCAAAGGCATGATTTCATCATGTACATGTTTAAATTCGATTTACGTCGTGTATCTTATGATATGGATATTATGTTCTTGCATgttggtttacgtgttgggtaaattttggaacagtatgcctcctagacgtatgatTGCACGTGGGGCAGGTGTAGGGGACAAATAGGATCGGGAGGAGaagagggccactcctcctcgcccaccgccagatatgcaggcacagatgctGGCAgagatgactcagttcttcgcaaaGTTTGCGAGGAACAATGCTAGAGTAGATACGGGGGCGAGGCCTAGGCCAGAGGCGGTGTATGAGAGGTACATgaggatggacccaaaggagttctcggggattACTGACCCAATGATAGCTGAGGTATGGAtcaagtccatcgaggtaatatTCACTTTCATTGAGCTGcaagatgcagacagagtcagATGTGCAACTTTTCTGTTGACAGGGGACGCCagactgtggtgggagagcgcgtCCGTGACAGTGAATTTGCAGACCCTGTCTTGGAATGGTTTTAATGAGgtcttctactccaagtacttcactaaGAAAGTACGCTCCCGCTTGACCAAGGAGTTTATGACGTTGCGACAGGGGGATAGCAGCGTGGCAGAGTTTGtaaggaagtttgagagggggtttTACTTCGTGCCTCTAATTACGAATGATGCTCGaaagaagctgaggcatttcattgatggattacggccgatcttgcgccgtgatgttagagTTGCTGGACCTACTACTTATGTTGTTGCCGTGTAAAGAGCTTTGGCTGCAGAGCAGGACTAGAGGGATATCGAGAATGGCAGGCTGGGAAAGAGGCCCTACCAGgcacctcagcagcagcagcagttcaAGAGGCCTTTCCAGGGACAGCAGGGAAAGAGGCCGTTTCAAGGACAGCCAAAAAACAAACATCCTATGCGGCAAAGGAATGCTCCTCAGAAGCCTGGTGAGTACCCACCATGTCTGAAATGCAACCGCCAGCACATGGGACAATGTTTATGGAGTTcgggcaaatgcttcaagtgtggagcgaTTGATCACATGCTGAAGGACTGCCCgcagtggaggcagccgacccagggggagagtgttcgccatgcatgctgaGGAGGTGAACCCAGACACTACTCTACTGACTGGTAACCCATTTAATTCAgcacaatatttatttttggtcaTGCATGCTTCGAATTTTACTTGTGATTAATAGTATATTGTTTTCGTATTTTTGATACTTTGGATAGAAATTTTCAACTATGCATTAGGTTAAGATTTGTATTTTGAGAAATAAGTTTTTGTGTTGTGCTGTCATCcttcaggaaatattttcataaagaaagTGGCTACGAAAGCCTTGTTAGATTCTGGGGCTACCCACTCTTTTATCTCAAAGACGTTCGGTAATTATTTGAATGTCAAGTCCATTGGACTCGATTTGAGCTACTCCaagacagtcccatcaggggaggAGTTATgagctactagcgtggtcatagatatcgatcttgaactacagggccacctagtTTATGCTGACCTGATTGTGTTGTCAATACCAGAGTTTGATTTAttttggggatggactggctgaTGGAGAACAAATTTCTAATTGATTTTtagaaaaggtcagtgttggtaagaccgttgggcatggagcaatTTTTCTTTGAGCCACACAGGTgcagaagtttccctcgcattatcttttgcatgcaggcacggagacttatGCATAAGGGGTGTCAGGTATTTTTGGCTAGTATCATTTCAACACCTGACACACCCGTCCCGTCGATATCTGACGTAccagttgtcagagattttctggACGTTTTCCCAGAcaacgtcacaggccttccgcCAGAGAGAGAGGTAGAGTTCGCCATTGACCTTGCACCAGGAATTTatccaatctctaaggcaccgtaccgtttGGCTCCAgcagagatgttagagctcaaacagcaaATTCAGGAGCTCCTTGACAAAGAATTgatccgccctagtttctcactaTGGGGCACGCACCAAtgctcttcgtaaagaagaaggatagaagtatgaggttgtgtatcgattaccgagaattgaacaagataacgatcaagaacaaatacccattaccaaggatcgaggacttattcgatcagttgtagagagctacagtgttctctaagatagatctacgttttgggtatcatcaactgaaggtaaaagatgcagatgttcataagacatcCTTCAAAACTCGATATGgccattacgagttcttagtgatgccatttggactgacgaatgcttcAGCAATTTTTATGGACCTAATGAATTGAGTATTTAAGCCTTACCTAGAccagttcgtcatagtattcattgacgacattcttatttactcgaagaacCATGAAGAACACAGTCAacatttgggtacagtttttCAAGTCTTgtagagtcgcaagttgtttgtaAAATTTAGTAACTGCGAATTCTGGTCGGAGAAGgtagcatttttgggacatatcatatctaacagtggtattgaggtggatccagctaaagtGGTCGTAgtaaaagaatgggttgagccgaagaatacgtcagagatccgtagtttcctaggcttggcaggctactacaggaaattcaTTCAGGAGTTTTCCtcgattgcagtgccactcacttcattgactaagaagaatgctaaatttgcatcGAGGGAAGATTATCAGAAGAGTTtcaatactttgaagcaagctcttatcacatCGCCAGTTTTAACCATGCCAACagggcaaggcaattttgtgttatacaccgatgcttctaagctcggtttaggcgtagtattgatgcagcatggtcgggttataacATATACCTCCCGGACGTTGAAATtgcgacaacggattttatccgttgtcgtaggccatttaaaactgttgtaattgacggtgttgttgaaagtgcgtTTAACGAGTAGCTATCACAttaaaaaccgttgctaattagcgacgatattttataatttcCGGTTTTTGACATAATCCCTCGCTaaatttttcagtaaaataaaaaaaaattgacttttataatttaataaataaaaaagaactTACAATTTGATTAAGTTAACAGTACTAATAATCTTATCTAAAACTTAGAAATTTACTAAGGATTgaagcgaaaaaatttacctTAAATCGAGACTAAAATCGTCaaagagataaatttattttgtggATGTGTAGAAGACTAGAAGTGTGGAGGACAATGAACCAAGCGTGCGGGTATTTATATACAATTTGcgatagtttttggtaaaaccgtctctattagcgactgtttttatttaaaccatcgcaattttaaaaattgcgacggtttaataaaaccgtcgTCGATTTGGAAATACCgttattagcgacagtttttgttTACACCGtcactattttaaaaatttgcgacggttactttaaaaccgtcgcaattttttACATAGCGATGGTTTTaagaccgtcgctattttaaatttgcgacggttttaaagtaaccgtcgctaaatatagccaCAGTTTTAAATAACCGTTGtggtttgtccaaaaaacacgttCTAAAACCtttgtcgattgtccaaaaaacacgctataaaccgttgtctattaatcctaaaaaacgctaaaagacaacggttttctaaaaatcATTATCTTTTAGCCCCAATAAAACgccttttgcttaaaaaaagctctaaaagacaacggtcttcactaaaaccgttattaaaaagtaaaagacaacggttttttaatgtctccatatcttcaacgcaaatacaATGCACTACAACAAAACATGCCTTCAAtaacattatttgtacggcgagaaatgcaagatattcactgatcacaagagtctcaagtattttttcatgcagaaagagctgaacatgagacaaagacggtgctTGGAGTTAGTAAAAAACTACGATtatgaaattagctaccatccatgaaaaagctaatgttgtggaaGAAGCTTTGAGCAGGAAAGTAGCAATCGTAGCACAGCTGTTAGCGCAGAGAtatcttcagtcagagattcagaggtttggcctaGAAGTTTATCCTAAAGGCAGAGCTCCCAAGTTGTccaatctgacagtccagtcttctttgctagactaAATCCGTGAAGGTCAGCCTTTAGATGAACTAATagagaaatggagactgaaggatgaagccaagggcagtgtactctacgcACTGTCCGATGGGATTGTTAGAtacagaggaaggatgtgggtgcttagtgttgattcgatcagagtatattttgacagaggcacatacatctccgtattccatccatccagggGGTACCGAGATGTAAAAGGACTTACAgatgctgtattggtggccagagatgaagagagacattcgaCGCTTTGTATCCAAgtgcctcacttgtcagcaagtgaaagcagagcaccaGAGGACAatagggatgcttaagccactccctattccctaGTGTAAATGgtagaatatcaccatggatttcgttgttggaTTGTCGAGGTCAGTCAGGTGatctaatgccatttgggttatagcaTATCGACTTACTAAATCAGCACACTTCTTATCGGTGAAgatgactttctccatgactcagtatgcagagctctatatccgGGATATAGTccgattgcatgggatcccggtttctattgtgtctgacagggacccgagattcagatcgtccttttggaagagtttacattcaGCTATGGAGACGAAGTTACTATTCAGTACGGCATTCCACTACAGATGGTccgtctgagcgagtgattcagattttgaaagatttaatgcgagcatgtgtgatcgatttccatggaaatggggaatcgaagctacctttAGTGGAGTTCATctacaataatagtttccaattatctataggtatggctccctctgaagcactatatggaagaaagtgcagatcgccaattcattgggatgaagtcggtgagagatcagaacttggcccAGAGATTGTTCAACTGACTGCAGACatagtggtcaagatccgagacatgATGAAGACCacccagagtcgtcaaaagattATGCTGACAAGATAAGAAGGGATCTAGAATTTGCCATAGGAGATCACGTATTCGTGAacatagcacctatgaaaggtgttatgaggtttgggaagagagtcaagctgagtccgagattcattgggccATTCGAAATTCTTGTCAGGGTTGGGACActtgcttatcgtgtagctctaacgccgaatctggccggagtacacaatgtgttccacatttctatgctgaggaagtatatggcaaatccttcgcatgttttgagttttgagctgttgcagcttgctccagaCCTGTCATATGAATAATGACCTGTCTGAattctagacagacaggagcggagacttaGAACAAAGtaaccaagttggtcaaagtccaatggttgaatcaatcagtggaggaggccacttgggaggccgagacagatatgagaagtcgctacccggagttgtctGGTAAGagttaatttcgaggacgaaatttatttaagtgggggaggaattgttgagctcaaaatcagtacacgtaaatccatgcatttattaaattgttaaatcatttactaaattctaaaatgatttttagcaatgcatgatttatgatttacattattttaaattattctatgtttatttaatgtacgttaaaatgttttcttgagttttatattTCAGGAGAATATTTGATGCGGGATCGggaaaaggcatgtatattgtTTTATTTCTGTATCGATCTTGTCGTTGTAAgtatttttaagtgtattgtgTGTAAACATTtgtttatgttatgcaaagtttgagcaaaactGGTTGACACGAATTTTAACAagtttttggatctcaaaaaccGAATTTGAGTTCTGCGAATTTTTTATCGATTTTcaggaaaaactttcaacacgtaaaacgtagtacttttttaTATCTTCCATTTGAtaataaattcgtaatttttggacgaAAAACGAATGAGTTATGATTGATTGCAGGCTTCGTTAGGAATCGCCGAGTGGTCATTGCTGTGTTTAGGTATGTCGAGTGCAGCGATCATACGATATTTGGTGTGTCGTTTAGGGTCGGTAAGGGTGGGGTTGCATTAGAAGTTGTACGGAAACTTTTGTGCAGAATTTTGGTTGGTTCGCGCAGGGTTAGCACCGCAACGCTGGATAAGGAGCGCCGCAGCGCTTAAGCTTCGAACGTGTTAGCACCGCCGCGCTGGATTGGAAGCGCCGCAGCGCCTGTTCTTCGCATTGTTAGTGCTGCGGCGCTGGTTTCTAGGGCTTAAGCACTTGACCAAACGCTGCAGAGCTACTTTGCTGGCGCCTAGGTGCAGGTCCGGGAGTTTAAGGTGCTTTAGGTTTAAGTGCAATTGTTCTGTTCGGGTATTAATTCGTCGCTATGTCCAAGCTCGGGGAGGGTTGATTAGTGGATATGTGTCTAGAATAGGAATCATCAAATTATGGTTTAAACGGGGTCTGTGT comes from Primulina huaijiensis isolate GDHJ02 chromosome 17, ASM1229523v2, whole genome shotgun sequence and encodes:
- the LOC140962602 gene encoding uncharacterized protein — its product is MQAQMLAEMTQFFAKFARNNARVDTGARPRPEAVYERYMRMDPKEFSGITDPMIAEVWIKSIEVIFTFIELQDADRVRCATFLLTGDARLWWESASVTVNLQTLSWNGFNEVFYSKYFTKKVRSRLTKEFMTLRQGDSSVAEFVRKFERGFYFVPLITNDARKKLRAGLEGYREWQAGKEALPGTSAAAAVQEAFPGTAGKEAVSRTAKKQTSYAAKECSSEAWTARSGGSRPRGRVFAMHAEEVNPDTTLLTEKARRLMHKGCQVFLASIISTPDTPVPSISDVPVVRDFLDVFPDNVTGLPPEREVEFAIDLAPGIYPISKAPYRLAPAEMLELKQQIQELLDKELIRPSFSLWGTHQCSS